The following are encoded in a window of Brevibacillus ruminantium genomic DNA:
- a CDS encoding acyl-CoA carboxylase subunit beta, with translation MSDAMFEKIDELYERKRKVEMGGGDERIAAQHNRGKLTARERIALLLDEDSFVELQPFVKHRATHFGMDKLEAPGEGVVTGYGKINGRQVYIFAQDFTVFGGALGEMHAKKIANIMDLAAKNGAPVIGLNDSGGARIQEGVVSLDGYGHIFYRNSIYSGVIPQISVILGPCAGGAVYSPAITDFVFMVEKTSQMFITGPKVIETVTGEKISSEDLGGASVHSAISGNAHFTAETEEEVLQEVRHLLSFLPQNNREEPPHKEYQGEDGDWLEELIELVPVAGTKVYDVKKVLEKIVDDGEFLEIQPDFARNIVIGYGRIFGQTVGLIANQPKVMAGGLDIDSSDKLARFIRTCDCYNIPLITFVDVTGFFPGINQEHGGIIRHGAKILYAYSEATVPKISVITRKAYGGAYVALNSKAIGADVVYAWPNAEIAVMGPEGAANVIFARDIEQSDEPSLTRQAKIAEYRERFANPYVAAENGMVDDVIDPRETRKYLKLSLEMLKKKSEQRPYKKHGNIPL, from the coding sequence ATGAGTGACGCGATGTTTGAGAAAATCGACGAATTGTACGAGCGAAAGAGGAAAGTAGAGATGGGCGGCGGCGATGAACGGATTGCTGCCCAGCATAATCGGGGAAAGCTGACAGCTCGCGAGCGGATCGCTTTGCTGCTGGATGAGGATTCATTTGTCGAGCTGCAACCCTTCGTCAAACACCGGGCCACTCACTTTGGCATGGACAAATTGGAGGCGCCAGGGGAGGGCGTTGTCACCGGCTACGGGAAAATAAACGGTCGGCAGGTCTATATCTTCGCGCAGGATTTCACGGTATTTGGCGGAGCGCTTGGCGAAATGCATGCCAAAAAAATCGCCAACATCATGGACCTTGCTGCAAAAAACGGTGCTCCGGTGATCGGGCTGAATGACTCTGGCGGTGCGCGCATTCAGGAAGGCGTCGTCTCTTTGGATGGATACGGCCATATTTTCTACCGCAACTCCATTTATTCCGGGGTGATCCCGCAAATCTCTGTCATTTTGGGCCCATGCGCGGGCGGAGCCGTATATTCACCGGCCATTACCGACTTTGTCTTCATGGTAGAGAAAACCTCACAAATGTTTATTACCGGTCCAAAAGTGATTGAAACCGTGACAGGTGAAAAAATCTCCAGTGAGGATCTGGGCGGAGCCTCTGTCCACTCGGCGATCAGCGGCAATGCTCATTTCACTGCGGAGACAGAAGAAGAGGTCTTGCAAGAGGTGCGGCATCTCCTCAGCTTCCTGCCGCAAAATAATCGGGAGGAGCCTCCGCATAAAGAGTACCAGGGCGAGGACGGGGACTGGCTGGAAGAATTGATTGAGCTGGTGCCGGTAGCGGGGACCAAGGTTTACGATGTCAAAAAGGTATTGGAGAAAATCGTAGACGACGGCGAGTTTCTGGAAATCCAACCGGATTTTGCCCGCAACATCGTTATCGGATACGGCCGCATCTTTGGACAGACGGTTGGTCTTATCGCCAATCAGCCCAAAGTTATGGCAGGGGGGCTGGATATTGATTCCTCTGACAAGCTGGCTCGCTTTATCCGAACCTGCGATTGCTACAATATTCCACTGATTACCTTTGTCGATGTAACCGGTTTTTTCCCTGGCATTAATCAGGAGCATGGCGGCATTATCCGGCATGGAGCAAAAATCCTGTATGCCTACTCAGAGGCAACGGTACCCAAAATCAGCGTGATTACGCGAAAAGCATACGGCGGGGCATATGTGGCTCTCAACTCCAAAGCAATTGGGGCAGATGTCGTATACGCTTGGCCCAATGCGGAAATCGCTGTGATGGGACCGGAGGGGGCTGCCAATGTCATCTTCGCCCGCGACATCGAGCAGAGTGATGAACCTTCGCTAACTCGCCAAGCCAAAATTGCCGAGTACCGGGAGCGATTTGCCAACCCTTATGTGGCTGCGGAAAACGGGATGGTCGACGACGTGATTGATCCGCGGGAAACTCGCAAATATTTAAAGCTTTCTCTGGAGATGCTGAAAAAGAAATCAGAACAAAGACCCTACAAAAAACACGGAAATATTCCGCTCTAA
- the mce gene encoding methylmalonyl-CoA epimerase produces the protein MEQRIRVLVAKPGLDGHDRGALVIAQALRDEGMEVVYTGLRQTPAQIAAAAIQEDVDCIGLSCLSGAHNELFPEVVRLLREQGAEDILVVGGGVIPQEDIPFLKEQGVAEVFTPGTPTHVTADFIRSRVKKKRMTLQSPPKKIAHIGIAVRSLDAALPFYTQKLGLPLVGREEVASEQVRIAFLQIGESRIELLEPLQAESPIAKFIEKRGEGIHHIAFDVENVGERLQQLRENGIPLINEEPKPGAHGAQIAFIHPKAAGGVLFELCQYPHTVNGKEGEADE, from the coding sequence ATGGAACAAAGGATACGTGTGCTGGTTGCGAAACCCGGACTCGACGGACATGATCGGGGAGCGCTGGTTATTGCGCAAGCGCTGCGTGACGAAGGAATGGAGGTCGTTTACACAGGTCTTCGTCAAACGCCGGCACAGATTGCAGCGGCAGCCATTCAGGAGGACGTTGACTGTATTGGTCTTTCTTGTCTGTCAGGTGCCCATAACGAACTTTTTCCAGAAGTAGTTCGTCTGCTCCGGGAACAAGGGGCAGAGGACATTTTAGTCGTTGGCGGCGGTGTGATCCCGCAGGAGGATATTCCGTTTTTGAAGGAGCAAGGAGTAGCGGAAGTATTTACACCCGGGACGCCCACACATGTGACGGCTGACTTTATCCGGTCTCGCGTAAAGAAAAAGCGGATGACGCTGCAATCGCCGCCAAAGAAAATTGCGCATATCGGCATTGCGGTTCGCAGTCTGGATGCGGCGCTGCCTTTTTATACACAGAAGCTTGGTCTGCCGTTGGTGGGCAGGGAAGAAGTGGCCAGCGAGCAGGTGCGGATTGCTTTTTTGCAGATTGGCGAGAGCCGCATCGAACTGCTGGAACCCCTACAGGCGGAAAGTCCGATTGCCAAGTTCATTGAAAAACGGGGCGAAGGCATTCATCATATCGCTTTTGATGTGGAGAATGTGGGAGAACGCCTGCAACAACTGAGGGAAAACGGGATTCCCTTGATCAACGAGGAACCAAAACCAGGTGCACACGGCGCGCAAATCGCGTTCATTCATCCAAAGGCAGCGGGCGGCGTTCTGTTTGAATTATGCCAGTATCCCCATACCGTAAATGGAAAGGAGGGAGAAGCTGATGAGTGA
- a CDS encoding acyl-CoA mutase large subunit family protein produces the protein MTTNDCTELYRKWQQELNERLAKSPERKQQFATSSDIPIDPLYTPEQIDEAYVQNVGFPGQYPYTRGVQPNMYRGRLWTMRQYAGFGSAEETNKRFRYLLEQGQTGLSVAFDLPTQIGYDSDDPMASGEVGKVGVAIDSLEDMEVLLEGIPLDKVSTSMTINAPASVLLAMYIAVGEKQGVTAEKLSGTIQNDILKEYIARGTYIFPPKPSMRLITDIFAYCAENVPKWNTISISGYHIREAGSTAVQEVAFTIADGIAYVEAALKAGLDIDQFAPQLSFFFNGHNHFFEEIAKFRAARRMWARLMKEKYGAKNPKSWQFRVHTQTGGSTLTAQQPDNNIVRVTLQALAAVLGGTQSLHTNSRDEALALPTEESARIALRTQQIIAFESGVTDTVDPLAGSYFVEYLTDQVEAKALEYLQKIEQMGGAVAAVEAGYMQREIHKQAYDTQRNIESGEEKVVGMNCFQLEHEPQPELLRVDPSLGRKQKERLDALRAKRDNELVDQTLAQLRTAAEGAENLMPYILDCVRSYATIGEICGVLRDIFGEYRAV, from the coding sequence TTGACTACTAATGATTGTACCGAACTGTATCGAAAGTGGCAACAGGAGCTGAACGAACGACTGGCCAAGTCGCCCGAAAGAAAACAGCAGTTTGCCACCTCGTCTGATATCCCGATTGATCCGCTGTATACGCCTGAACAGATCGATGAAGCGTATGTGCAAAATGTCGGGTTTCCGGGGCAATATCCGTATACGCGGGGAGTACAGCCCAATATGTATCGCGGAAGACTGTGGACGATGAGGCAATACGCCGGTTTTGGCTCAGCCGAAGAGACGAATAAACGCTTTCGTTATCTGCTCGAACAGGGACAAACTGGACTGAGTGTTGCATTTGATCTGCCTACCCAAATCGGATATGATTCAGACGATCCGATGGCTTCGGGAGAAGTGGGCAAAGTAGGGGTAGCCATTGATTCACTGGAGGATATGGAAGTCCTGCTCGAGGGCATCCCGCTTGACAAGGTAAGTACCTCGATGACCATCAATGCCCCGGCTTCAGTGCTGCTTGCCATGTATATCGCCGTTGGTGAGAAACAAGGCGTTACGGCCGAGAAGCTGTCTGGTACCATACAAAACGATATTTTGAAAGAATATATTGCGCGGGGGACGTATATTTTTCCACCTAAGCCATCCATGCGCCTGATTACGGACATCTTTGCTTACTGTGCAGAAAATGTGCCAAAGTGGAACACGATTTCCATCAGCGGTTACCATATCCGTGAAGCGGGCTCGACTGCTGTGCAAGAGGTGGCTTTTACCATCGCGGATGGAATCGCTTATGTGGAAGCAGCTCTCAAGGCAGGTCTGGACATCGACCAGTTTGCACCGCAATTGTCCTTCTTCTTTAACGGTCATAATCACTTTTTTGAAGAGATTGCGAAGTTCCGTGCCGCTCGCCGGATGTGGGCGCGTTTGATGAAAGAAAAATACGGTGCGAAAAATCCGAAGTCTTGGCAGTTCCGTGTGCATACCCAGACAGGCGGCTCCACCCTGACGGCTCAGCAGCCTGACAACAATATCGTCCGGGTAACCTTGCAGGCATTGGCAGCAGTGCTGGGAGGCACGCAAAGTCTGCATACCAACTCACGCGATGAGGCACTGGCACTGCCCACAGAAGAATCGGCTCGCATCGCTCTTCGAACTCAGCAGATCATCGCTTTTGAAAGCGGTGTTACGGATACTGTGGACCCGCTGGCAGGTTCGTATTTCGTCGAATATCTGACCGACCAGGTAGAGGCAAAAGCGCTGGAATACCTGCAAAAAATCGAACAAATGGGCGGAGCGGTAGCAGCGGTGGAAGCAGGCTACATGCAGCGTGAAATCCACAAGCAAGCCTACGATACGCAAAGGAATATTGAATCCGGTGAGGAAAAAGTGGTTGGCATGAACTGCTTCCAGCTGGAGCATGAGCCTCAGCCCGAGCTATTGCGCGTAGACCCTTCACTGGGGCGAAAACAGAAAGAACGTCTGGATGCCTTGCGGGCGAAGCGGGATAATGAGCTAGTCGACCAAACGCTCGCTCAGTTGCGAACTGCTGCAGAAGGAGCAGAAAATCTGATGCCGTACATTTTGGACTGTGTACGCAGTTATGCGACCATCGGAGAAATCTGCGGGGTTCTGCGTGACATCTTCGGTGAATACCGGGCTGTTTAA
- a CDS encoding copper amine oxidase N-terminal domain-containing protein — protein sequence MEKSKKVLPIMLATALAATPFVVAPHPASAISKIKIKADDDETEADSEYTIEFTLDKDLDSGDEITVTFPKDFTVDRNIDKSDIDADFKVKSVSVSGKKITIKVGESIDEDDNVSFDIRRGITNPRSKGTYDIDIETTSEKSKSGSVKITDGGSSKSGSNKKSSYDDYDVEIDDNTEKKETQYVIGPIKLKEKLTEGDWITVTFPSSDMLPSKISKNDIDINKYSPDSVSVSGKKVEIKVPSKAKSDKELTLKFYKSAGITNPSAGNSYTIKVEWDRDTYESESFSIKKSGSSSSTTSTGTDFTVTLSDNAPGARSSYSFEADFGKTELKDDSTVLIELPSSDMIPGFLDPQDFTINGKAARKVGFSGNKLSLTTPYNFSPSKQVRINIAQSAWITNPKAAGDYTIKVTVDGKTATSKSFRIDGAGSSITTPTTPTAPNTGTTVPANNNTATVGLTNTAVGQQTGVNISVKAFGAALAKQRDFVEVVFPVGYKVPAYIAPGTVSVNGVASSFVAVRGQNVLVYPAQDIPAGSGANIAISAAANIVNPAAKNTYSISVFSSEEKGLLFNRVVGVGVPQPAQPQPTTPTPQPQPSVNVPANAALFKINTNTFQLNGKSYPLQEAPYLANGNTTMVPAQFFKEAMALTTFWNNNAVTISSGSKVIRLTVGSNKATAGNQEFTLPAPVALKNGMPMIPVRFVTDNLGYKVGWDAATSSVYVYN from the coding sequence ATGGAGAAGAGCAAAAAAGTACTTCCAATTATGCTGGCGACTGCTCTGGCAGCAACGCCGTTTGTCGTAGCTCCACATCCGGCTAGTGCAATCAGCAAAATCAAAATTAAAGCAGATGATGACGAAACAGAAGCAGACAGTGAATATACGATCGAATTCACCCTGGACAAAGACCTGGATTCCGGAGACGAAATTACTGTAACCTTTCCCAAAGATTTCACTGTTGATCGCAATATCGATAAAAGCGATATCGATGCAGACTTTAAAGTAAAAAGCGTCAGTGTGAGCGGCAAAAAGATTACGATTAAAGTTGGCGAATCCATTGACGAGGACGATAATGTGTCCTTTGACATCCGAAGAGGAATTACCAACCCGCGCTCCAAGGGTACATATGACATTGACATCGAAACGACTTCCGAAAAATCCAAGTCAGGTTCCGTCAAAATCACCGATGGCGGAAGCAGCAAAAGCGGAAGCAACAAAAAAAGCAGCTACGATGATTACGATGTAGAGATCGACGACAATACCGAAAAGAAAGAAACCCAATACGTAATTGGACCGATCAAACTCAAAGAAAAGCTGACAGAAGGGGATTGGATCACTGTTACCTTCCCAAGCTCTGACATGCTGCCTTCGAAGATCTCCAAAAACGATATCGACATCAACAAATACAGCCCTGATTCTGTGTCGGTTTCGGGTAAAAAAGTTGAAATCAAAGTGCCTTCCAAGGCAAAGAGCGACAAGGAACTGACGCTGAAATTCTACAAGAGCGCAGGGATTACGAACCCGTCCGCAGGCAATTCCTACACAATTAAAGTTGAATGGGATCGTGACACCTACGAATCTGAATCGTTCAGCATCAAAAAATCAGGTTCTTCCAGCTCCACAACCTCGACAGGCACTGATTTTACGGTTACGCTTTCCGACAACGCCCCTGGAGCACGCTCCAGCTACAGCTTTGAAGCTGACTTTGGTAAAACAGAACTGAAGGATGACAGCACAGTGTTGATTGAATTGCCATCCTCCGACATGATCCCGGGCTTTTTGGATCCGCAAGACTTCACGATTAACGGCAAAGCTGCGCGGAAGGTAGGCTTCTCCGGAAACAAGCTGTCCCTGACGACACCGTACAACTTCTCGCCAAGCAAACAGGTTCGCATCAATATTGCGCAGAGTGCCTGGATTACCAATCCAAAGGCCGCTGGTGATTACACAATCAAAGTTACGGTGGATGGAAAGACAGCAACATCCAAATCATTCAGAATCGATGGTGCGGGCTCTTCGATCACTACACCGACAACTCCGACCGCGCCAAATACAGGAACAACTGTGCCAGCCAACAACAACACGGCTACCGTTGGTCTGACAAACACGGCAGTTGGACAACAGACAGGTGTGAACATCTCTGTTAAGGCATTTGGAGCAGCGCTTGCGAAACAGCGCGACTTCGTCGAGGTTGTTTTCCCAGTTGGCTACAAAGTGCCGGCATACATCGCACCAGGTACCGTTTCTGTTAACGGTGTGGCTTCCAGCTTCGTAGCCGTTCGCGGCCAAAATGTGCTGGTCTACCCTGCACAAGACATTCCTGCCGGATCTGGCGCCAACATCGCAATCAGTGCGGCAGCTAACATCGTCAACCCGGCTGCAAAAAATACGTACAGCATCAGCGTGTTCAGCTCGGAGGAAAAAGGCTTGCTGTTTAACCGCGTCGTAGGGGTGGGCGTACCACAGCCAGCGCAACCGCAGCCAACAACTCCAACACCACAGCCGCAGCCATCCGTAAACGTTCCAGCGAACGCGGCTTTGTTCAAAATTAATACGAACACATTCCAGCTGAATGGCAAATCGTATCCATTGCAGGAAGCACCTTATCTGGCAAATGGCAATACCACCATGGTACCGGCTCAATTCTTCAAAGAAGCCATGGCGCTGACTACGTTCTGGAACAACAATGCCGTAACCATTTCCAGTGGTAGCAAAGTGATTCGCCTCACTGTCGGGTCGAACAAAGCAACAGCTGGAAATCAAGAATTTACGCTGCCAGCACCTGTTGCACTGAAAAATGGAATGCCGATGATTCCGGTGCGCTTCGTTACCGACAATTTGGGCTACAAAGTGGGCTGGGATGCAGCCACTTCCAGCGTATACGTTTACAACTAA
- a CDS encoding dihydrolipoamide acetyltransferase family protein, which translates to MATKVLMPQLGESVTEGTITRWLVNVGDMVSKYDPLAEVSTDKVNAEVPSTVAGRVTEIVVPEGETVAVGALILYIEEQGGSAVAESEPSTPAEAPAAAEQSAAPITAPTPSAAATAGAVTEAQQKPAGQKQRYSPAVMRLAQEHGIDLSRVQGTGMEGRVTRKDVQAIIDAGGQQPVASVPEASITAAAVTPAEAVQSAASARADHLSQAEPTAIKAQPTYDIPMATGDQVIPVTPIRRTIASRLVQSKQEAPHAWTMVEVDVTKLVAFRNQVKDEFKRKEGVSLTFLPFFIKAVVEALKEYPIINSTWAGDKIIVKKDINISIAVATEDALFVPVIKQADQKSILGIAKSIEELASKTRAGKLTMDDMTGGTFTVNNTGSFGSVLSMPIINSPQAAILSVESIVKRPVVIDDMIAIRSMVNLCLSLDHRILDGLVCGRFLHSVKQKLEAIGPDTKLY; encoded by the coding sequence ATGGCGACAAAAGTCCTAATGCCCCAACTCGGAGAAAGTGTGACAGAAGGCACCATCACCAGATGGCTGGTGAATGTGGGAGACATGGTCAGCAAATACGATCCGCTTGCCGAGGTCTCGACGGATAAAGTAAATGCGGAAGTCCCGTCCACAGTAGCCGGACGCGTAACAGAGATTGTGGTTCCTGAGGGTGAGACAGTTGCTGTCGGAGCCTTGATCTTATACATCGAAGAACAGGGTGGCAGTGCGGTTGCTGAGTCTGAGCCGAGCACTCCTGCTGAAGCTCCAGCCGCTGCCGAGCAGTCTGCGGCCCCCATCACAGCTCCGACACCATCCGCTGCAGCGACAGCCGGAGCGGTAACCGAAGCGCAGCAAAAGCCAGCGGGCCAAAAACAGCGGTATTCGCCAGCGGTTATGAGACTTGCACAAGAGCATGGCATCGACCTTTCGCGCGTCCAAGGGACAGGGATGGAAGGCCGTGTGACGCGCAAGGATGTTCAGGCGATCATCGATGCGGGCGGACAGCAGCCAGTTGCATCCGTACCGGAAGCTTCGATTACAGCCGCTGCGGTTACCCCTGCAGAAGCGGTTCAATCAGCAGCCAGTGCGCGTGCCGATCATCTGAGCCAAGCAGAGCCAACCGCAATCAAGGCCCAACCGACATATGATATTCCGATGGCGACAGGCGATCAGGTAATTCCGGTGACGCCGATTCGCCGAACCATTGCCAGCCGTTTGGTGCAGAGCAAGCAGGAAGCCCCTCATGCCTGGACCATGGTAGAGGTAGATGTAACCAAGCTGGTTGCTTTCCGCAATCAGGTGAAAGACGAGTTCAAGCGAAAAGAAGGTGTCAGCCTCACGTTCCTGCCCTTCTTTATCAAAGCTGTCGTCGAAGCGTTGAAGGAATACCCGATCATCAACTCCACCTGGGCCGGTGACAAGATCATTGTCAAAAAAGATATCAATATCTCCATCGCGGTTGCTACAGAGGATGCCCTTTTTGTTCCTGTGATCAAACAGGCCGATCAAAAATCCATCCTCGGCATCGCGAAATCCATCGAAGAGCTGGCGTCCAAGACACGGGCAGGAAAGCTCACGATGGATGACATGACCGGCGGAACGTTTACGGTCAACAATACGGGATCATTTGGTTCCGTCTTGTCGATGCCGATCATCAATTCTCCGCAAGCTGCGATTCTAAGCGTCGAGTCCATCGTCAAGCGCCCAGTCGTGATTGATGACATGATCGCCATCCGTTCCATGGTAAATCTCTGCCTTTCACTGGATCATCGCATCCTCGATGGGCTTGTCTGCGGCCGTTTCCTGCATAGCGTGAAACAAAAGCTGGAAGCGATCGGACCGGACACGAAATTGTATTAA
- a CDS encoding alpha-ketoacid dehydrogenase subunit beta: MAVISYIDAITMAMREEMRRDPNVFVLGEDVGVRGGVFRATLGLIEEFGEERVIDTPLAESAIVGVGIGAAAYGMRPIAEIQFADFIMPAVNQIVSEAAKMRYRSNGDWTCPLTIRAPFGGGVHGALYHSQSVEAMFTNVPGLKVVAPSTPYDAKGLLKAAIRDNDPVLFFEHKRCYRLIKGEVPEDDYVLPIGKADVKREGTDITVISYGLTLHFALQAAEKLAQEGISAHVLDLRTLYPLDKDAIVEAASKTGKVLIVHEDNKEGGVGGEVAAIIAEHCLFDLDAPIRRLCGPDVPAMPYSPPMEKFFMLNPDKVLEAMRDLAHF, encoded by the coding sequence ATGGCAGTCATTTCGTATATTGATGCAATCACCATGGCGATGCGTGAGGAAATGCGCCGCGATCCCAATGTGTTCGTATTGGGGGAGGACGTCGGTGTGCGAGGCGGTGTCTTCCGGGCAACGCTCGGCTTGATTGAAGAGTTCGGCGAAGAGCGGGTCATCGACACGCCGCTTGCTGAATCTGCAATTGTCGGTGTCGGCATCGGTGCGGCCGCTTACGGGATGCGTCCCATCGCGGAAATACAGTTTGCTGACTTTATCATGCCGGCTGTAAACCAGATCGTCAGTGAAGCTGCAAAAATGCGTTATCGTTCCAACGGAGACTGGACATGTCCGCTGACTATCCGTGCCCCATTTGGCGGCGGCGTCCATGGAGCCCTGTACCATTCTCAATCAGTCGAGGCGATGTTTACCAATGTGCCCGGACTGAAGGTGGTTGCTCCTTCCACTCCGTATGATGCCAAAGGACTGCTGAAGGCAGCAATCCGGGATAATGACCCCGTGCTCTTTTTTGAGCACAAACGCTGCTACCGCCTGATTAAAGGCGAGGTGCCTGAGGATGATTACGTACTTCCGATCGGCAAAGCTGACGTAAAGCGTGAAGGAACGGACATCACCGTGATCTCCTACGGACTTACCCTTCACTTTGCGCTGCAGGCGGCTGAAAAGCTGGCACAGGAAGGGATCAGTGCGCACGTACTGGATCTTCGCACCCTGTATCCGCTTGACAAGGATGCGATTGTCGAAGCTGCCTCCAAAACGGGCAAAGTGCTGATTGTACATGAGGACAATAAAGAGGGCGGCGTCGGAGGCGAAGTGGCCGCAATAATTGCCGAGCATTGCCTGTTTGATCTGGATGCGCCAATCAGACGTCTTTGCGGTCCTGATGTTCCCGCGATGCCATACAGCCCGCCGATGGAAAAATTCTTTATGCTCAATCCGGACAAAGTGCTGGAAGCAATGCGGGATCTGGCCCACTTTTAA
- a CDS encoding thiamine pyrophosphate-dependent dehydrogenase E1 component subunit alpha yields MTSKRHEEVGLTDKQVLKMYYYMLLARKIDERQWLLNRAGKVPFVISCQGQEAAQVGAAYALQVGKDYLCPYYRDLGLVLVFGQTARDCMLSAFAKAEDPNSGGRQMPGHFGGKKWNILTGSSPVTTQVPHAVGIALAGKMQNKDHVVYASFGEGSSNQGDFHEGANFAGVHKLPVIFFCENNKYAISVPLKKQLGCESVADRAIGYGFPGVSVDGNDPIEVYRVMKEAVERARTGQGPTLIEAVMYRLVPHSSDDDDRTYRTREEVEEAKKKDPILLFSNYLKEVGLLDDAKEQELLSRVQSEVDEATDYAEQAPYPTPESTLTHVYGE; encoded by the coding sequence ATGACTAGCAAACGGCATGAAGAGGTTGGCTTGACTGACAAACAGGTGCTCAAGATGTATTATTACATGCTCCTGGCTCGGAAAATCGACGAGCGCCAATGGCTTTTAAACCGAGCGGGTAAAGTGCCGTTCGTCATTTCCTGCCAAGGACAGGAGGCTGCACAGGTAGGCGCTGCCTACGCCTTGCAGGTAGGGAAGGATTATCTATGTCCCTATTATCGCGATCTTGGACTGGTGCTGGTTTTTGGCCAGACTGCCCGCGATTGCATGCTCTCTGCTTTTGCCAAAGCAGAAGATCCGAACAGCGGCGGACGACAAATGCCAGGTCATTTCGGTGGTAAAAAGTGGAATATCCTGACGGGCTCCAGCCCTGTTACGACTCAGGTGCCCCATGCAGTCGGGATTGCACTTGCGGGAAAAATGCAGAACAAAGATCACGTCGTCTACGCTTCCTTCGGCGAAGGCTCCAGCAATCAAGGAGATTTTCACGAAGGAGCCAACTTTGCCGGTGTGCATAAATTGCCAGTAATCTTTTTCTGTGAAAATAACAAATATGCGATTTCCGTGCCCCTGAAGAAGCAGCTCGGCTGTGAAAGTGTGGCAGATCGAGCAATCGGCTACGGCTTTCCTGGCGTCAGCGTGGATGGCAACGATCCGATCGAGGTTTACCGCGTGATGAAGGAAGCAGTCGAACGGGCCCGTACCGGTCAGGGACCTACGCTGATCGAGGCTGTAATGTACCGACTGGTTCCCCATTCCAGTGATGACGACGACCGGACCTATCGGACTCGCGAAGAAGTGGAAGAAGCGAAGAAGAAGGACCCAATTCTGTTATTTAGCAACTATCTAAAAGAAGTGGGGCTCCTGGATGACGCCAAGGAACAGGAACTGTTGTCCCGCGTCCAGAGCGAAGTTGATGAGGCGACTGACTATGCAGAACAAGCGCCTTATCCGACACCTGAATCTACGCTGACCCACGTATACGGGGAATAA